The following proteins are encoded in a genomic region of Neovison vison isolate M4711 chromosome 12, ASM_NN_V1, whole genome shotgun sequence:
- the KRT5 gene encoding keratin, type II cytoskeletal 5, giving the protein MSRQSSVSFRSGGSRSFSAASAITPSVSRTSFTSVSRSGGGGGGFGRVSLGGACGAGGYGSRSLYNLGGSKRISISTSGGSFRNRFGAGAGAGGGYGFGGGAGSGFGFGGGAGGGFGLGGGAGFGGGFGGPGFPVCPPGGIQEVTVNQSLLTPLNLQIDPAIQRVRTEEREQIKTLNNKFASFIDKVRFLEQQNKVLDTKWTLLQEQGTKTVRQNLEPLFEQYINNLRRQLDSILGERGRLDSELRNMQDLVEDFKNKYEDEINKRTTAENEFVMLKKDVDAAYMNKVELEAKVDALMDEINFMKMFFEAELSQMQTHVSDTSVVLSMDNNRSLDLDSIISEVKAQYEEIANRSRTEAESWYQTKYEELQQTAGRHGDDLRNTKQEISEMNRMIQRLRAEIDNVKKQCANLQNAIADAEQRGELALKDAKNKLAELEDALQKAKQDMARLLREYQELMNTKLALDVEIATYRKLLEGEECRLSGEGVGPVNISVITNSVSSAYGGGSGFGGGSGFGGGLGGGLGGGLGGGGSGSYYSSSSGGVGMGGGLSVGSSGFSAGSGRSLGMGFGSGGGSSSSVKFVSTTSSSRKSFKS; this is encoded by the exons ATGTCCCGCCAGTCGAGTGTATCCTTCCGGAGCGGAGGCAGCCGTAGCTTCAGCGCTGCCTCTGCCATTACCCCGTCTGTCTCCCGCACCAGCTTCACCTCTGTGTCCCGGTCCGGGGGTGGCGGTGGCGGCTTTGGCAGGGTCAGCCTGGGGGGTGCTTGTGGAGCTGGTGGCTATGGCAGCCGGAGCCTCTACAACCTGGGAGGCTCCAAGAGGATCTCCATCAGCACAAGTGGTGGCAGCTTCAGGAACCGATTTGGTGCAGGTGCTGGTGCTGGAGGAGGCTATGGCTTCGGAGGTGGAGCCGGGAGTGGATTTGGTTTTGGCGGTGGAGCTGGTGGAGGTTTTGGGCTTGGTGGCGGCGCTGGCTTTGGAGGCGGCTTTGGTGGTCCTGGCTTCCCCGTGTGCCCCCCTGGAGGCATCCAAGAGGTCACCGTCAACCAGAGCCTCCTGACTCCCCTCAACCTGCAAATCGACCCCGCCATCCAGCGGGTGCGGACTGAGGAGCGGGAGCAGATCAAGACCCTCAACAACAAGTTTGCCTCGTTCATCGACAAG GTGCGTTTCCTGGAGCAGCAGAATAAGGTCCTGGACACCAAGTGGACTCTGCTCCAGGAGCAGGGCACCAAGACCGTGAGGCAGAACCTGGAGCCCTTGTTTGAACAGTATATCAACAACCTCAGGAGACAGCTGGACAGCATCCTAGGGGAGAGGGGCCGCCTGGACTcggagctgaggaacatgcaggacCTGGTAGAAGACTTCAAGAACAA GTATGAAGATGAAATCAACAAGCGTACCACTGCTGAGAATGAGTTTGTGATGCTGAAGAAG GATGTGGATGCCGCCTACATGAACAAGGTGGAGCTAGAGGCCAAGGTTGATGCCCTGATGGATGAGATCAACTTCATGAAGATGTTCTTTGAGGCG GAGCTGTCCCAGATGCAGACGCATGTCTCAGACACATCTGTGGTCCTGTCCATGGACAACAACCGTTCCCTGGACCTGGACAGCATCATCTCTGAGGTTAAAGCCCAGTATGAGGAGATCGCCAACCGCAGCCGGACAGAAGCTGAATCCTGGTACCAGACCAAG TATGAAGAGCTGCAACAGACAGCAGGCCGGCATGGAGATGATCTCCGCAACACCAAGCAAGAGATCTCTGAGATGAACCGGATGATCCAGAGGCTGAGAGCTGAGATCGACAATGTCAAGAAGCAG TGTGCCAACCTGCAGAATGCCATTGCTGATGCTGAGCAACGCGGGGAGCTGGCCCTCAAGGATGCCAAGAACAAGCTGGCTGAGTTGGAGGATGCCCTGCAGAAGGCTAAGCAGGACATGGCCCGTCTGCTGAGGGAGTACCAGGAGCTGATGAACACCAAGCTGGCCCTGGACGTGGAGATCGCCACCTACAGGAAGCTGCTGGAGGGCGAGGAGTGCAG acTGAGTGGGGAAGGAGTTGGACCAGTCAACATCT CTGTCATCACAAACAGCGTGTCCTCTGCCTATGGCGGCGGCAGTGGCTTTGGTGGCGGCAGTGGCTTTGGCGGTGGCCTCGGTGGAGGTCTTGGTGGTGGCCTTGGAGGAGGTGGCAGCGGAAGCTACTACTCCAGCAGCAGTGGAGGTGTCGGCATGGGCGGTGGGCTCAGTGTGGGGAGCTCTGGCTTCAGTGCAGGCAGTGGCCGAAGCCTGGGGATGGGCTTTGGCAGTGGTGGGGGCAGTAGCTCCAGCGTCAAGTTTGTTTCCACCACCTCCTCTTCCCGGAAGAGCTTCAAGAGCTAA